The DNA window ATGAACATTATTTACGAAAAATGGGACGAAATATTGGAAACAGTAAAGACGGAACACGAATTATCGGACGTCTCTTTCAAAACCTGGTTAAAACCGCTGACCATTCACAGCATCGATGACCAGGTAGTTACCATACTGGTTCCTTCCCAGCAGGTTGGACTGAATTATATCAGCAAAAAGTACGCCCTCCCACTGAAAGTTGCGATTTCAGAACTGACCGGGTCCGACTATGATATCAGATTCGTCCTGCCGGAAGATGTACAAAATGTAGAAAAAGAAGTCCCCGTTTCTACTAATTATAATACCAGCATGGAAATGGCAAACCTGAATCCGAAATACACCTTCGATACGTTTGTCGTCGGAAGCAACAACAAATTTGCCCACGCGGCATCCCTCGCCGTGGCAGAATCTCCGGGAGAAATCTACAATCCCCTCTTTTTATATGGAGGCGTTGGTCTTGGAAAGACCCATCTGATGCATTCCGTTGCACACTTTATATTAGAAAGAAACCCTTCCACCAAGATTCTGTACACCACCAGTGAAGAATTTACCAACGAACTGATTGAGGCGATCCGAAACGGAAACAACACTGCGATGACAAAATTCCGCGAAAAGTACCGGAACATCGATGTTTTACTGATCGACGATATCCAGTTTATCATCGGAAAAGAATCTACACAGGAAGAATTTTTCCATACTTTCAACGCTCTTCACGGAGCCAAAAAACAGATCATTATCTCCAGTGATAAACCGCCGAAAGATATGGAGATCCTCGAAGACCGTATCCGTTCCCGTTTTGAATGGGGACTTTTAGCTGACATCTCCTCTCCTGACTACGAGACGCGTGTTGCGATCCTCCGGAAAAAAGAAGAAATGGACGGCTACAACCTGGATGATTCCATCATCGAATATATCGCGAAAAACATTAAGTCCAATATCCGTGAGCTGGAAGGATCTTTAAACAAAATTATCGCCTACGCGAACCTTGAAAAACGGGAAGTTACGATGGAACTGGCAGAAACGGTACTGAAAGATATCATTTCCCCGAACGATAAGAAGATCATCACACCGGAATATATCATCAACACCGTTGCAGAGCACTATGATATCACACCGGAGGACATCATCGGCACTAAACGAAACAGTAAAGTCGTTTATCCTCGCCAGATTGCCATGTATCTTTGTCGGGAACTTGCCAATATTCCGTTAAAATCCATCGGTCAGTGTATGGGAAACCGTGATCACACTACCATTATGCATGGCTGCGACAAGATCGAACAGGAATTAAAAACTTCACAGACCACACAGAAAGCGATCGAGATTCTGAAGAAAAAACTTCAGCCGGGTAATTAGGGGCTTGCTCTAGCAGTTTTTAGTTATCCACATTCCGTCTGTGAATTCGCTGTGTATAATCTGTGGACAACCGGAACCTTATTTTTCCATCCACAAACCGTACACAGGCACCTTCTACAGGATGCACACAGTTATCCCATAGAAAAATCCTTATATTTTCGGGGCTTGCACCACTTTTACACATTTTCACAGCCCCTACTACGAATACTACGGATTTCTTATTATTTTTTTATACATGAGCCCTCAGGTTCAAGGAAGGAAGTTATTCACATTATGAAATTAATCTGTGCCAAAAACGAATTATTAAAGAGCGTCAACATTTCACTGAAAGCTGTCTCGTCTAAAACAACCATGCCGATCCTAGAATGTATCCTGATCGATGCTTCCGCAGCAGAAATCACCTTCACTTCTAATGATATGGAACTGGGTATCGAGACAAAAGTGAAAGGTATTATAGAAGAAAAAGGTATCGCTGCCCTGGATGCAAAACTGTTTTCTGATATTATCCGTAAACTTCCGGACAGTGATGTAACCATCCAGACCGATGCAAACCTGAATACTACGATCACCTGTGAGAAAGCAAAGTTCACAATTCCTGGAAAATCCGGAGATGATTTTGCTTATTTGCCAGTTATTG is part of the Blautia faecicola genome and encodes:
- the dnaA gene encoding chromosomal replication initiator protein DnaA — its product is MNIIYEKWDEILETVKTEHELSDVSFKTWLKPLTIHSIDDQVVTILVPSQQVGLNYISKKYALPLKVAISELTGSDYDIRFVLPEDVQNVEKEVPVSTNYNTSMEMANLNPKYTFDTFVVGSNNKFAHAASLAVAESPGEIYNPLFLYGGVGLGKTHLMHSVAHFILERNPSTKILYTTSEEFTNELIEAIRNGNNTAMTKFREKYRNIDVLLIDDIQFIIGKESTQEEFFHTFNALHGAKKQIIISSDKPPKDMEILEDRIRSRFEWGLLADISSPDYETRVAILRKKEEMDGYNLDDSIIEYIAKNIKSNIRELEGSLNKIIAYANLEKREVTMELAETVLKDIISPNDKKIITPEYIINTVAEHYDITPEDIIGTKRNSKVVYPRQIAMYLCRELANIPLKSIGQCMGNRDHTTIMHGCDKIEQELKTSQTTQKAIEILKKKLQPGN